In Armatimonadota bacterium, one DNA window encodes the following:
- the nuoL gene encoding NADH-quinone oxidoreductase subunit L: protein MESAQTYLPWIVGLPLIGFLVQALIGGAVVKSLGTKLGREIMGWAAVLPIVAGFVLAALIARSLAMQPEDGRLAIVTMFDWVKLHSLNLPFELRADTLSITMALIVTGVGALIHLYATAYMADDKDYTRFFTYLNLFIAFMLLLVLGNNLVMLFIGWEGVGVCSYLLIGFWYKDHANAKAANKAFIVNRIGDVGLTLGMFLLVVLLAANRDVLGVGEGARWLSYDVFLTNAGDVFASHPTMTAWICGLFFIGAMGKSAQFPLYVWLPDAMAGPTPVSALIHAATMVTAGVFLLARMGPVFDYAPVVGAIVAGVGALTALVGAAIAFGQTDIKKVLAFSTVSQLGYMFVACGVGAYWVGIFHLATHAFFKALLFLGSGAVIHAMAHNKDMRNYGNLRKYIPITFATMAVGWAAIAGFPFFAGAVSKEEILLLSINSHGYNLWGLSIGQIAGWVGVAVAVLTAAYMTRLLLLTFFSGEERWRTVPAEKVVEQLEIAAAPAPAVDEYGFFFSDDELQTEHEHAHGLTPDHNPHEVHWKMWLPLVVLAVLSVIGGIGLFNYVSIREWLGGEEHAAGAVSTNLMLMIAIGAFLVGAVWAWMRYGKKLPEDEGHDESKWHPICTAASKQFGIDRLFSDGLVKLGGVFGRACTWIDTWIIDGIVNGVGIVTRGLAGTGKWVQSGNLRSYALTMEFGFVLMIGYILYKIFTGEGD from the coding sequence ATGGAGTCGGCACAAACTTACCTGCCGTGGATCGTCGGCCTGCCGCTGATCGGGTTCCTTGTACAGGCCCTGATCGGTGGAGCCGTCGTCAAGAGCCTTGGCACTAAGCTCGGGCGCGAGATCATGGGGTGGGCGGCCGTGCTGCCGATCGTTGCCGGTTTCGTGCTCGCTGCTCTCATTGCGCGGTCGCTCGCGATGCAGCCAGAGGATGGGCGGCTCGCCATCGTCACGATGTTCGACTGGGTGAAGCTGCACAGCCTCAACCTTCCGTTTGAGCTGCGCGCCGACACGCTCTCGATCACGATGGCGCTGATCGTTACCGGCGTCGGCGCGCTGATTCACCTGTACGCCACGGCGTACATGGCCGACGACAAAGATTACACGCGGTTCTTCACCTACCTCAATCTGTTCATCGCGTTCATGCTGCTGTTGGTCCTGGGCAACAACCTCGTCATGCTCTTCATCGGATGGGAGGGAGTGGGCGTGTGCTCCTATCTGCTGATCGGCTTTTGGTACAAGGACCACGCGAACGCAAAGGCGGCGAACAAGGCGTTTATCGTCAACCGAATCGGCGACGTCGGCTTGACCCTCGGCATGTTCCTGCTGGTCGTCTTGCTGGCGGCCAACCGAGACGTCCTGGGCGTTGGCGAGGGCGCCCGTTGGCTGAGCTACGACGTTTTCCTGACGAACGCTGGCGACGTGTTCGCATCTCACCCGACGATGACGGCTTGGATCTGCGGTCTGTTCTTCATCGGCGCGATGGGCAAGTCCGCGCAGTTCCCGCTCTACGTTTGGCTCCCGGACGCGATGGCCGGCCCGACGCCGGTCTCCGCGCTCATCCATGCGGCGACGATGGTGACTGCGGGCGTGTTTCTGCTGGCCCGGATGGGCCCGGTGTTCGACTACGCGCCGGTGGTCGGCGCGATAGTCGCGGGGGTTGGCGCTCTCACCGCCCTCGTCGGTGCGGCTATCGCGTTCGGCCAGACAGATATCAAGAAGGTCTTGGCGTTTTCGACCGTCTCGCAGCTCGGATACATGTTCGTCGCGTGCGGCGTCGGCGCGTATTGGGTCGGAATATTCCACCTTGCGACCCACGCCTTCTTCAAGGCTCTGCTCTTCCTCGGCTCCGGCGCGGTGATACACGCCATGGCCCACAACAAGGACATGCGGAACTACGGGAACCTGCGGAAGTACATCCCGATCACGTTTGCGACGATGGCGGTCGGCTGGGCGGCGATTGCCGGATTCCCGTTCTTCGCCGGGGCGGTTTCCAAAGAGGAGATCTTGCTGCTGTCGATCAATTCGCACGGCTACAACCTTTGGGGTCTCTCGATCGGACAGATCGCCGGATGGGTCGGAGTTGCGGTTGCGGTGCTTACGGCGGCGTACATGACCCGCCTGTTGCTCTTGACTTTCTTCTCCGGTGAAGAGCGCTGGAGAACCGTTCCAGCCGAGAAGGTTGTTGAGCAGCTCGAAATCGCGGCCGCTCCGGCCCCCGCCGTTGACGAGTACGGGTTCTTCTTCTCCGACGACGAGCTACAGACCGAGCACGAGCACGCGCACGGGCTGACTCCCGATCACAATCCGCACGAAGTGCATTGGAAAATGTGGCTTCCACTCGTCGTTTTGGCCGTGCTGTCGGTGATCGGCGGCATTGGCCTGTTCAACTATGTCTCGATTCGAGAATGGCTCGGCGGCGAGGAACACGCGGCTGGGGCCGTCTCGACGAATCTGATGCTCATGATCGCGATCGGCGCCTTCCTGGTCGGCGCGGTCTGGGCGTGGATGCGCTACGGCAAGAAACTGCCGGAGGACGAGGGTCACGACGAAAGCAAGTGGCACCCGATCTGCACCGCGGCCAGCAAACAGTTCGGGATCGACCGGCTATTCTCGGACGGCTTGGTCAAGTTAGGCGGCGTCTTTGGCCGGGCGTGCACTTGGATCGACACGTGGATCATCGACGGTATCGTGAACGGCGTCGGGATCGTAACACGTGGATTGGCGGGCACGGGGAAGTGGGTCCAAAGCGGAAACCTGCGTAGCTACGCGCTGACGATGGAGTTCGGATTCGTGCTGATGATCGGTTACATTCTATACAAGATATTTACGGGAGAAGGCGACTAG
- the nuoK gene encoding NADH-quinone oxidoreductase subunit NuoK: MAAQYIPVQLIAQVTELADVPLFYYLVLGLVLFAIGASGVIYRRNPVTVFMCIELMLNAVNLTFLAFARYQPDHWIEKSSAMDIAISGEMMVIFVMAVAAAEVAVGLGIIVAIFRLRSEVDVDDMASLKD; this comes from the coding sequence ATGGCTGCCCAATACATTCCCGTCCAGTTGATAGCGCAAGTCACAGAGCTGGCCGACGTCCCCCTCTTCTACTATCTGGTCCTCGGATTGGTGTTGTTCGCGATCGGCGCTTCCGGAGTGATCTATCGTCGAAATCCGGTCACGGTCTTCATGTGCATCGAGCTGATGCTGAACGCCGTCAACCTGACGTTTCTGGCGTTCGCACGGTACCAGCCAGACCACTGGATCGAAAAGTCGAGCGCGATGGACATAGCGATATCAGGCGAGATGATGGTGATATTCGTGATGGCGGTTGCCGCTGCCGAGGTCGCCGTCGGGCTCGGCATCATCGTGGCGATTTTCAGACTGCGCAGCGAGGTGGACGTCGATGACATGGCGTCTCTGAAAGACTAG
- a CDS encoding NADH-quinone oxidoreductase subunit J has product MPPNQALFIVLAAIAVGSALGVVLFPSPVRSALALVLTLFALAMIYFTLGAEFLGITQIMVYAGAIMVLFLFVIMILRTKPQEGEIRKLETRQGLGFLLAAVIFAAIGTQIFEPLRAAFTDKVDDAYGSPQAIGTELFTTYAVPFVVASVLLLVGVVGSVMLAKKRF; this is encoded by the coding sequence ATGCCTCCCAACCAAGCGTTGTTCATTGTGCTTGCCGCTATCGCTGTCGGGTCGGCGCTGGGCGTCGTCCTGTTTCCCAGCCCGGTGCGCTCGGCCCTTGCGCTGGTCCTGACTTTGTTTGCGCTCGCGATGATTTACTTTACGTTAGGCGCGGAGTTCTTGGGCATCACGCAGATCATGGTGTACGCGGGCGCGATCATGGTTCTTTTCCTTTTCGTCATCATGATCTTGAGGACGAAGCCGCAAGAAGGCGAAATCCGCAAATTGGAGACGAGGCAAGGCCTAGGGTTCCTTTTAGCCGCAGTGATATTTGCAGCCATCGGAACTCAGATCTTTGAACCGCTTCGAGCCGCCTTCACGGACAAGGTCGACGACGCTTACGGCTCTCCGCAGGCGATCGGTACGGAGCTGTTCACGACGTACGCGGTGCCGTTTGTAGTTGCCAGCGTCCTGCTGCTGGTCGGGGTGGTCGGCTCCGTGATGCTCGCCAAGAAGAGGTTCTGA
- a CDS encoding NADH-quinone oxidoreductase subunit H gives MIQDWSPLAQAGLRVLILVGTVLSLVPALIWWERRLLSWMQDRFGPNRAGTITWKSGKKTTLLWGLIQPILDGIKLFVKEDITPAKIDRKIYFVAPAIALFPAFALGGTMPFGPKEGLWGLLTPVADLEVGLLYVLAISSLGVYGVVLAGYSSNNKYSMLGGLRAAAQLISYEIAMGVSLLCIVFVAGSLKMTTLVTQQQEPLWGVVPALQNWFLFTPYGLVAGVIFLICMIAETNRAPLDLPEAENELVAGYHTEYSSMKFAVFFMGEYAAMFVFSGIFACVFLGGYNIVPVNWDYLASTGTAMTGFYSFMASANYWLAPLVFFAKCWGGLTFFIWLRATLPRLRYDQLMSLGWKTLLPVAVANFIVVGIWLIASDAYGVTGGWAAFGASVAILGVLYFNLLHWRKQGLAGTEKRSVVLVDPAKPN, from the coding sequence ATGATTCAGGACTGGAGCCCGCTCGCACAGGCGGGGCTGCGCGTTCTGATCCTGGTCGGCACCGTGCTGTCTCTCGTGCCGGCATTGATCTGGTGGGAGAGACGGCTTCTCAGCTGGATGCAAGATCGGTTTGGCCCGAACCGCGCCGGCACGATCACCTGGAAGTCCGGCAAGAAGACGACGCTGCTCTGGGGTCTGATCCAGCCGATCCTAGACGGCATCAAGCTGTTCGTGAAGGAGGACATCACCCCGGCCAAGATCGACCGCAAGATTTACTTCGTCGCTCCGGCGATCGCGCTGTTTCCCGCGTTTGCGCTCGGCGGGACGATGCCGTTCGGTCCCAAGGAAGGGCTGTGGGGTTTGCTCACCCCTGTCGCCGATCTTGAAGTCGGGCTGTTGTACGTCTTAGCTATATCGTCGTTGGGGGTTTACGGCGTTGTGCTGGCGGGTTATTCGAGCAACAACAAGTACTCGATGCTCGGCGGGCTGCGCGCGGCGGCACAGTTGATCAGCTATGAGATTGCGATGGGAGTGTCGCTCCTTTGCATCGTTTTCGTTGCGGGATCGCTCAAGATGACGACGCTCGTGACCCAACAGCAAGAGCCGCTCTGGGGCGTTGTCCCGGCGCTCCAGAACTGGTTTTTGTTCACGCCCTACGGACTGGTCGCGGGCGTGATATTCCTCATCTGCATGATCGCGGAAACGAACCGCGCGCCGCTCGATCTGCCTGAGGCGGAGAACGAACTGGTCGCCGGTTACCACACGGAGTACAGCTCGATGAAGTTCGCCGTGTTCTTCATGGGCGAATACGCGGCGATGTTCGTGTTCAGCGGCATCTTCGCCTGCGTATTTCTTGGCGGCTACAATATCGTGCCCGTGAATTGGGATTATCTGGCCAGCACCGGCACGGCGATGACCGGTTTCTATTCGTTCATGGCCAGTGCGAACTACTGGCTGGCTCCGTTGGTGTTCTTCGCCAAGTGTTGGGGCGGCCTCACGTTCTTTATATGGCTTCGGGCGACGCTGCCGAGGCTGCGGTACGATCAACTAATGTCGCTCGGATGGAAGACGCTGCTGCCCGTCGCAGTCGCCAACTTCATCGTCGTCGGCATTTGGCTGATCGCGTCCGACGCGTACGGTGTGACTGGCGGATGGGCAGCGTTCGGAGCGTCGGTGGCCATTCTGGGAGTTCTGTATTTCAACCTGCTGCACTGGAGGAAGCAGGGGCTTGCCGGCACTGAGAAACGGTCCGTCGTTCTCGTCGATCCCGCGAAGCCCAACTGA
- the nuoG gene encoding NADH-quinone oxidoreductase subunit NuoG encodes MAAVASTQTVRIKVDDIEIEVPKGELIVESAKRLGIEIPIFCYHERLKPVGMCRMCFVDVGFTQDDGSVRPMPKPQAACTLPASEGMVVTTDSEAVRTDRKGVLELLLINHPLDCPVCDRGGECPLQNNTLEYGPSVSRYHEVKRHLPKAFPLSKYVTLDLERCIQCGRCVRFTEEISGDGQLAFRFRGALMQPSTFKLTDFDSKFSGNVIEICPVGALTNAKYRFRARPWDLETTAAICTMCSNGCNVWFDHRSGKLSRINARTNEAVNEEWTCDKGKFGHAWYNDERPDKVLVRDGEELKPASWSDAYSQIEGAFSGGDVAGLVMPDISNESLYLFKKLFNDGLGSPNIDHRWGGEKIDDQTVSTAIADFEQMKGVLVFGSSLADELPIVFLRVRKAWLNNGTKVIVASESPTDVDGFADVVLRYPAGEAASFAKRIANLISGKKDVEKFATDCGVDPDELKEAVAALKQAGSIITTESLENAKAVSTLAKLAGVDFNYYALHANGQGAREIGITPGDGGMATGEILKAAADGKLKALWLVNCDPTRDYPDKDLATRALENVEFLVYQGDRMCEAVHYASVVLPMAAPAEQDGTYTSCERRVQRMQRAIRPIGDAKPGWRIFSEFALRQEAATPHFSAKEVLQELAAKNPNFATVNDARLQGEGLLLGDGKATKATANGQG; translated from the coding sequence ATGGCAGCCGTTGCATCTACACAGACCGTTCGCATCAAGGTCGACGACATCGAAATCGAGGTTCCCAAGGGCGAGTTGATCGTCGAATCGGCGAAGCGGCTAGGCATCGAAATCCCCATTTTTTGCTACCACGAGAGGCTCAAACCTGTCGGTATGTGCCGGATGTGCTTCGTCGACGTCGGATTCACGCAGGACGACGGCAGCGTGCGACCGATGCCCAAGCCTCAAGCCGCGTGCACTCTCCCAGCGAGCGAGGGAATGGTCGTCACGACCGACTCCGAAGCGGTGCGAACCGACCGCAAGGGCGTTCTGGAGCTGCTTCTGATCAACCACCCGCTGGACTGCCCCGTGTGCGACCGAGGCGGCGAGTGCCCTTTGCAGAACAACACGCTCGAGTACGGCCCGTCGGTCAGCCGCTACCACGAGGTCAAGCGGCACCTGCCCAAGGCGTTCCCGCTGAGCAAATACGTGACGCTCGATCTGGAGCGGTGCATCCAGTGCGGCCGGTGCGTGCGGTTCACCGAGGAGATATCGGGCGACGGTCAGCTCGCGTTCCGGTTCCGCGGCGCGCTCATGCAGCCGTCGACATTCAAGCTGACCGACTTCGACTCGAAGTTCAGCGGCAACGTCATCGAGATCTGCCCGGTCGGGGCGCTCACGAACGCGAAGTACAGGTTTAGAGCGAGGCCGTGGGACCTGGAGACGACGGCTGCGATCTGCACAATGTGCTCGAACGGGTGCAACGTTTGGTTCGACCACCGGTCAGGCAAGCTCTCGCGCATCAACGCGCGGACGAACGAGGCGGTCAATGAAGAGTGGACCTGCGACAAAGGGAAGTTCGGACACGCTTGGTACAACGACGAACGGCCGGACAAGGTCTTGGTGCGCGACGGCGAAGAGCTAAAGCCTGCGTCATGGTCCGATGCATATTCGCAGATCGAAGGCGCGTTCTCAGGCGGCGACGTCGCCGGGCTCGTGATGCCGGACATCAGCAACGAATCGCTATACTTGTTCAAGAAGCTGTTCAATGACGGCCTCGGTTCTCCGAACATCGACCACCGCTGGGGAGGCGAGAAGATCGACGATCAGACCGTTTCCACGGCGATCGCCGACTTCGAGCAGATGAAGGGCGTGCTAGTCTTCGGCTCATCTCTTGCGGACGAGCTGCCGATCGTTTTCCTCCGAGTTCGCAAAGCGTGGCTCAACAACGGCACGAAGGTGATCGTTGCGAGCGAGTCTCCGACCGATGTAGACGGATTTGCGGACGTCGTGCTGCGCTATCCTGCTGGCGAGGCGGCCAGCTTTGCAAAGCGAATCGCAAATCTGATCAGCGGAAAGAAGGACGTGGAAAAGTTCGCGACCGATTGTGGAGTTGACCCGGATGAATTGAAAGAGGCAGTTGCGGCTCTCAAACAGGCAGGGTCGATCATAACGACCGAATCGCTGGAAAACGCGAAGGCCGTTTCCACCCTCGCCAAACTTGCCGGGGTCGATTTCAACTACTACGCGCTGCACGCAAACGGCCAAGGTGCGCGGGAGATCGGCATAACGCCCGGCGACGGGGGAATGGCAACGGGAGAAATCCTCAAGGCCGCAGCAGATGGAAAGTTGAAGGCGCTCTGGCTGGTCAACTGCGATCCGACGCGCGACTATCCCGACAAAGACCTGGCGACCCGCGCTCTTGAAAACGTCGAGTTCCTGGTCTACCAGGGCGACAGGATGTGCGAGGCGGTGCACTACGCGAGCGTGGTCCTGCCGATGGCCGCGCCGGCAGAGCAGGACGGCACATACACGAGCTGCGAGCGCAGAGTCCAGAGGATGCAGCGAGCGATCCGACCAATCGGCGACGCCAAGCCTGGATGGCGGATCTTCTCGGAGTTCGCGCTCCGGCAAGAGGCCGCGACGCCGCACTTCAGCGCGAAAGAGGTACTGCAGGAACTGGCGGCCAAGAACCCGAATTTCGCAACTGTCAATGACGCTCGATTGCAGGGAGAAGGCTTGTTGCTCGGCGACGGCAAGGCCACGAAAGCAACCGCCAACGGGCAGGGGTAA